One Lysinibacillus sp. OF-1 DNA segment encodes these proteins:
- the hutI gene encoding imidazolonepropionase, with protein MTILIRNANEVITLRSNAQGPRTKEQMQEIAVVENGCVLIEEDRIVAVGAFEQLEVDFPDLVRKADIIDATGKIVMPGLVDCHTHLVHGGTREQEFNMRLNGSTYMEIMNAGGGIHATTKRTRETSFEELYEKTMQHLDVFLKHGVTTVEAKSGYGLDWDTEKKQLEVAKQLQATHDVDIVSTFMGAHAVPRDYKEREDEFVDVVIHDMLPKVAELKLAEFNDVFCEKGVFTPEQSQRILEAGKALGLTPKIHADEIEPYQGAELAAEVGAISAEHLLVASDKGILKMAEAGTIAVLLPGTAFFLRAPYARGRLMIDEGVPVAISTDFNPGSSPTMSLPFIMNLACMHMGMTLEEVLTATTINAAYALNRGKQIGSLEANKKADVLILDVANYKQLQYFYGMNHTHTVIKNGQVVVQNGILLNNR; from the coding sequence GTGACCATTCTAATTAGAAATGCCAATGAAGTAATTACTTTGAGAAGTAATGCACAAGGACCGCGTACGAAAGAACAAATGCAGGAAATTGCGGTAGTAGAAAATGGCTGTGTACTAATTGAAGAAGATCGTATTGTAGCTGTTGGAGCTTTTGAACAACTGGAAGTAGATTTCCCTGATTTAGTAAGGAAAGCAGACATTATTGATGCTACTGGTAAGATTGTGATGCCAGGTTTAGTGGATTGTCATACCCATTTAGTGCATGGTGGAACACGTGAACAAGAATTTAATATGAGACTTAATGGTTCTACCTATATGGAAATTATGAACGCAGGTGGCGGTATTCATGCTACAACAAAGCGTACACGAGAAACCAGCTTTGAAGAATTATATGAAAAGACGATGCAGCATTTAGATGTATTTTTAAAGCATGGTGTGACAACTGTTGAAGCAAAATCAGGTTATGGATTGGATTGGGATACGGAAAAGAAGCAGCTAGAGGTAGCGAAACAATTACAAGCTACACATGACGTTGATATTGTTAGTACGTTTATGGGTGCGCATGCAGTACCACGCGACTATAAGGAACGTGAGGATGAATTTGTTGATGTTGTAATCCATGACATGTTGCCCAAGGTGGCAGAGCTAAAACTGGCAGAATTTAATGATGTATTTTGTGAAAAGGGTGTCTTTACACCAGAGCAATCTCAGCGCATTTTAGAGGCTGGCAAAGCTCTTGGCTTAACACCGAAAATACATGCTGATGAAATCGAGCCTTATCAAGGAGCGGAGCTTGCTGCCGAGGTGGGAGCTATTTCGGCAGAGCATTTGCTGGTTGCTTCTGATAAAGGAATTCTAAAAATGGCTGAAGCGGGCACAATTGCTGTATTACTGCCAGGAACTGCATTCTTTTTACGTGCACCATATGCAAGAGGACGTCTAATGATTGATGAAGGGGTGCCTGTAGCAATATCAACAGATTTTAACCCGGGATCATCACCGACAATGAGTTTACCATTTATTATGAATTTAGCCTGTATGCATATGGGAATGACATTGGAGGAAGTGTTAACTGCGACAACGATTAATGCAGCTTATGCATTAAATCGAGGCAAACAAATAGGTTCCTTGGAAGCGAATAAAAAAGCGGATGTACTTATTTTAGATGTTGCCAACTATAAGCAGTTACAATATTTCTATGGTATGAACCATACACATACAGTTATCAAAAATGGGCAAGTTGTTGTACAAAACGGCATTCTGTTGAATAATCGATAA
- a CDS encoding NUDIX domain-containing protein, with product MTKFRTEEEVLEHYDSSKYQTPDGYTADIAIFTITSEKTEEKAPPNMTLKIMLIKRAAKDADGNPNIEGGKWALPGGFVDADQKETAYIAAKRELKEETNVEGLHVQHFGVYDQIDRDPRGWMISNAFYAIVPETYIEQRQANDDAAEVELFDIESVFTLQLAFDHRKIITDALNFIKRDMIQTTVAKNFLPQAFTLSELQRVLLTVGEDPRISNDSVFFTKAPKLPFIEKILDEEGKPKKTKRNSFRPSQLYRFNNFEMVESIYH from the coding sequence ATGACAAAATTCCGTACTGAGGAAGAAGTGCTTGAGCATTATGATTCTTCAAAATATCAAACACCTGATGGATATACCGCAGATATTGCCATTTTTACAATTACGTCAGAGAAAACAGAAGAAAAGGCGCCGCCCAACATGACGCTTAAGATTATGCTAATTAAGCGTGCGGCTAAGGATGCTGATGGAAATCCGAATATTGAAGGAGGGAAATGGGCACTCCCAGGAGGATTTGTAGATGCCGATCAAAAAGAAACAGCCTATATCGCAGCTAAACGAGAATTAAAAGAAGAAACCAATGTTGAAGGTTTGCATGTTCAACACTTTGGTGTTTATGATCAAATCGATCGAGATCCTCGTGGTTGGATGATCTCAAATGCATTTTACGCAATTGTTCCTGAGACATATATTGAACAACGTCAAGCAAATGATGATGCGGCTGAGGTAGAACTGTTTGATATAGAAAGTGTATTTACACTTCAACTAGCCTTCGATCATAGAAAAATTATTACAGATGCGTTGAATTTTATTAAAAGAGATATGATTCAAACAACCGTTGCTAAAAATTTTTTACCACAAGCATTCACTTTGTCAGAATTACAGCGAGTACTTTTAACAGTTGGGGAAGATCCTCGAATTTCTAATGATTCGGTGTTCTTTACAAAAGCACCCAAATTACCTTTTATCGAAAAAATATTAGATGAGGAAGGCAAACCGAAGAAAACCAAACGAAATTCATTCAGACCTTCGCAACTATATAGATTTAATAATTTTGAAATGGTGGAGTCCATTTATCATTAG
- a CDS encoding cysteine hydrolase family protein, which produces MMKKRALINIDYTVDFVASDGALTCGEPGQLLEQANVGLTKEFILNGEFTVFAIDVHERGDVYHPETKLFPPHNIRNTKGRDLFGALKPLYEAHKEQDHVYYIDKTRYSAFAGTDLELKLRERGITKLHLIGVCTDICVLHTAVDAYNKGFEVVVHKNAVASFNQTGHEWALGHFEHTLGATVI; this is translated from the coding sequence ATGATGAAAAAGCGAGCATTAATTAATATTGATTATACAGTTGATTTTGTTGCATCTGATGGAGCCTTAACTTGTGGAGAGCCTGGCCAGCTGCTTGAGCAAGCAAATGTAGGCTTAACGAAGGAATTTATATTGAATGGTGAGTTTACGGTGTTTGCCATCGATGTTCATGAACGAGGAGATGTTTATCATCCAGAAACAAAGCTATTTCCACCACATAATATTCGAAATACAAAAGGCAGAGATTTATTTGGCGCTTTAAAACCGTTGTACGAAGCACATAAAGAGCAGGATCATGTCTATTACATTGATAAAACGCGCTACTCAGCTTTTGCAGGGACAGATTTAGAGCTGAAACTACGTGAAAGAGGCATTACTAAGCTTCACTTAATCGGCGTTTGTACAGATATCTGTGTTCTTCATACAGCAGTCGATGCTTATAATAAAGGGTTCGAAGTCGTCGTTCATAAGAATGCTGTCGCCTCCTTTAATCAAACAGGCCATGAGTGGGCGTTAGGACATTTCGAGCATACACTTGGCGCCACTGTGATTTGA
- a CDS encoding nicotinate phosphoribosyltransferase — protein MKYADDSFMLHTDLYQINMVQTYWQDGAHQRKAVFELYFRNLPFGNGYAVFAGLKKAIEFINNFGFSQSDIQYLREEGKYPEEFLQYLQELKFTGSIKAMREGELVFANEPILRIEAPLAEAQLIETPLLNIVNYQTLIATKASRIKQVTGEDVVMEFGTRRAHEFDAAIWGTRAAYIGGFSSTSNVRAGKLFGIPVSGTHAHAMIQTYRDEYTAFKKYAAAHKDCVFLVDTYDTLRSGVPNAIRVAKELGDHINFIGIRLDSGDLAYLSKQARKMLDAAGFTEAKIMASNDLDEYTIMHLKSQGAQIDAWGIGTKLITAYDQAALGGVYKLVSIENESGDMVDTIKISANPEKVTTPGRKRVYRIINMDNGHAEGDYIALEGENIEQEERLKMFHPVHTYISKFVTNFFAKDLHESIVENGKVVYEEPTIQETQAYVKENLHLLWCEYKRTMNPEEYPVDLSQACWDNKMASIQDIKEKISQDRR, from the coding sequence ATGAAATATGCTGACGATAGTTTTATGTTACACACAGATCTATATCAAATTAATATGGTTCAAACTTACTGGCAAGATGGGGCTCATCAACGCAAAGCTGTTTTTGAGCTATATTTTAGAAACCTTCCATTTGGCAATGGGTATGCGGTATTTGCAGGCTTAAAAAAAGCTATCGAGTTTATTAATAACTTCGGTTTCTCTCAAAGTGATATTCAATATTTACGAGAAGAAGGAAAATATCCAGAGGAATTTCTTCAATATTTACAGGAGCTTAAGTTTACTGGATCGATTAAGGCGATGAGGGAAGGAGAACTAGTCTTTGCGAATGAGCCTATCCTACGAATTGAAGCCCCATTGGCAGAAGCCCAATTAATTGAAACCCCTTTGTTAAATATTGTGAACTATCAAACGTTGATTGCGACAAAGGCTTCACGCATTAAACAAGTGACAGGTGAGGATGTCGTGATGGAGTTTGGTACTCGACGTGCACATGAATTTGATGCAGCTATTTGGGGAACTCGTGCTGCCTATATAGGTGGATTCTCTTCAACAAGTAATGTAAGAGCAGGAAAATTATTCGGTATCCCCGTGTCAGGAACGCATGCCCATGCAATGATTCAAACCTATCGGGATGAGTACACTGCATTTAAAAAATATGCAGCGGCACATAAAGATTGTGTATTTTTAGTAGATACCTATGATACGTTACGTTCGGGCGTTCCTAATGCGATTCGTGTAGCAAAGGAGCTAGGAGATCACATTAATTTTATTGGTATTCGTTTAGACAGTGGTGATCTAGCATATCTTTCAAAACAGGCAAGAAAAATGCTAGATGCTGCAGGATTTACAGAAGCAAAAATTATGGCTTCGAATGATTTGGACGAATATACAATTATGCATTTAAAGTCGCAAGGTGCACAAATTGACGCTTGGGGAATCGGAACGAAGCTTATTACAGCCTATGATCAGGCAGCTCTTGGCGGGGTATATAAATTAGTTTCAATTGAAAACGAAAGTGGAGATATGGTAGATACCATTAAAATTTCAGCAAATCCTGAAAAAGTGACTACACCAGGGCGTAAACGTGTTTACCGTATTATTAATATGGATAATGGTCATGCTGAAGGAGACTATATTGCATTAGAGGGAGAAAACATAGAGCAAGAAGAAAGATTGAAAATGTTCCACCCTGTTCATACGTATATTAGTAAATTTGTAACGAATTTTTTTGCAAAAGATTTACATGAAAGCATCGTAGAAAACGGAAAAGTAGTTTATGAGGAACCTACAATTCAAGAAACACAAGCATATGTGAAAGAAAATTTACATTTACTGTGGTGTGAATATAAACGAACAATGAATCCCGAAGAGTATCCTGTCGATTTAAGTCAAGCATGTTGGGACAATAAAATGGCAAGCATACAGGACATAAAAGAAAAAATTTCACAAGATAGGAGGTAG
- the nadD gene encoding nicotinate-nucleotide adenylyltransferase has protein sequence MARIGIYGSSFDPITNVHLWTASTVAHRCKLDRVIFLPCSNKRKDKTIKTADTHRWNMLQLAIAKDDRFIADSYEMDQEGWNIYTYDTMKYFREKHPEDELHFIMGADLLVDIGAGLWKKGDALVAENKFIVMARHGIDMLSTISRSPILRNNDDGRFHLIDKGLAMEISSTYIREEFAMGGEPRYLLPTACYDYIKEHHLYQK, from the coding sequence ATGGCGAGAATAGGTATTTATGGTTCATCCTTTGATCCTATTACCAATGTTCATCTTTGGACAGCAAGCACAGTCGCGCACCGTTGTAAATTAGATAGAGTCATTTTTTTACCTTGTTCAAACAAACGTAAAGATAAAACGATAAAAACAGCAGATACTCATCGTTGGAATATGCTACAGCTGGCCATTGCTAAGGATGATCGTTTTATTGCAGATTCCTATGAGATGGACCAAGAAGGCTGGAACATCTATACTTATGACACGATGAAATACTTTAGAGAAAAACATCCAGAGGATGAATTGCATTTTATCATGGGCGCTGATTTATTAGTGGATATCGGCGCGGGATTGTGGAAAAAAGGTGACGCATTAGTTGCGGAGAATAAATTTATTGTAATGGCTAGACATGGCATCGATATGCTATCAACGATTAGTCGTTCTCCCATTTTAAGAAATAATGATGATGGTAGATTCCATCTGATAGATAAAGGGCTAGCGATGGAAATTAGCTCTACTTATATTCGTGAGGAATTTGCGATGGGGGGAGAGCCGAGATACCTCTTGCCTACTGCTTGTTACGACTATATTAAAGAGCATCATCTTTATCAAAAATAG
- a CDS encoding SLC13 family permease — translation MDVQLTLTFLILGATIFAFVTNKIRADLVAIVSLLAFVIADILTPTEALAGFSNSVVLMIAGLFVVGAGILRTGLAGMAGQLLLKWSGNSELKLFVLLLIIVGSVGAFMSNTGTVALMMPIVVSIAISMKVSPSKFLLPLSYVASLSGLMTLIASPTNLIVSQLLVDRGYNKLGFFEVTPIGIVGMIAGITYLVLVRNILLPKDQNRTQTNEGYKLSPKKIIKQYDLNNRLFKIAVPEDSPIIETSLAELKLPAKYTLCMMKIHRKSQEGINLLPMTYQEMAGPTSVIHAKDELYVQGEVEDIRRFVEDYHLEMQGLVEGEADELVSKHLGIAEVLLTPNSSFINETVSSLGFREKYNLNIIGINRRGGYKLQDMVSHKLKFGDAILVQGAWDEILLLARETQDVVVVGQPKEHASVAAATGKAGIAGLIMLLMIILMAFEVFPAVISVMIGAVLMILTGCLRNMEDAYSNMNFESIVLVAAMLPMATALEKTGGMTILSDGIINALGDFGPYGVLIGVYILTAIFGQFISNTATAVLFAPIAMSAAIAMEVSPTTFMIAVAVAASMAFATPIASPTNALVMTAGGYKFMDFVRIGVPLQIVMFIVMMIAIPFFFPF, via the coding sequence ATGGATGTGCAGCTTACATTAACATTTCTTATTTTAGGAGCAACAATTTTTGCATTTGTGACCAATAAAATACGAGCAGATCTTGTAGCGATTGTGTCACTTCTAGCATTTGTCATTGCGGATATTCTAACGCCAACGGAGGCATTAGCTGGTTTTTCAAACTCTGTCGTTTTAATGATTGCAGGGCTATTTGTCGTGGGCGCTGGAATATTACGCACAGGTCTAGCAGGAATGGCAGGGCAACTCTTACTTAAATGGTCGGGCAATAGTGAGCTGAAATTATTTGTGCTACTGCTTATTATTGTAGGATCTGTTGGTGCCTTTATGAGCAATACTGGTACCGTAGCATTAATGATGCCAATCGTTGTAAGTATAGCGATTAGTATGAAAGTTAGTCCGTCTAAGTTTCTACTCCCACTCTCATATGTAGCAAGTCTTTCTGGTCTGATGACACTGATTGCGTCACCAACCAATTTAATTGTCAGTCAGTTATTGGTTGATCGAGGCTATAATAAACTGGGCTTTTTTGAAGTGACCCCTATTGGTATTGTTGGGATGATTGCTGGAATTACTTATTTAGTGCTTGTACGTAATATTCTATTACCAAAGGATCAAAACCGTACACAAACAAATGAAGGCTATAAACTTTCACCAAAAAAAATTATTAAGCAATATGATTTAAATAATCGTCTATTTAAAATCGCTGTTCCTGAAGACTCACCAATTATTGAGACATCTTTAGCAGAGCTAAAACTGCCAGCTAAGTACACGCTCTGTATGATGAAAATTCATCGTAAATCACAGGAGGGTATCAATTTACTGCCGATGACATATCAGGAAATGGCAGGTCCAACTAGTGTCATTCATGCCAAGGACGAGCTGTATGTTCAAGGAGAAGTAGAGGATATTCGTCGTTTTGTTGAGGATTATCATCTTGAGATGCAAGGGTTAGTGGAAGGAGAAGCTGATGAATTGGTATCGAAACATCTCGGTATTGCAGAGGTGTTGCTGACACCTAATTCGAGCTTTATTAATGAAACCGTTAGCTCTCTTGGATTCAGGGAAAAATATAATTTAAATATCATTGGCATTAATCGCAGAGGTGGTTATAAGCTTCAGGATATGGTTTCTCATAAATTGAAATTTGGAGATGCCATATTAGTACAGGGAGCATGGGATGAAATTCTCTTGTTAGCAAGAGAGACCCAGGATGTCGTGGTTGTCGGTCAGCCTAAAGAACACGCGAGTGTGGCAGCCGCTACAGGTAAAGCTGGTATTGCCGGTTTAATTATGCTGTTGATGATTATTTTAATGGCATTCGAAGTTTTCCCAGCTGTAATCTCAGTAATGATTGGTGCTGTGTTGATGATTTTAACAGGCTGTTTACGAAACATGGAAGATGCCTATAGCAATATGAATTTTGAAAGTATTGTGCTAGTGGCTGCAATGTTGCCAATGGCAACGGCGTTAGAAAAAACTGGAGGCATGACCATTTTATCGGATGGTATTATTAATGCCTTGGGTGATTTTGGACCATATGGCGTGCTCATTGGTGTTTATATTTTAACAGCTATATTTGGTCAATTTATAAGTAATACGGCAACTGCTGTATTGTTCGCGCCCATTGCAATGAGTGCAGCCATTGCTATGGAAGTTAGTCCTACAACATTTATGATTGCAGTAGCAGTTGCGGCAAGTATGGCATTTGCTACGCCGATTGCTTCCCCTACGAATGCGCTAGTAATGACGGCGGGGGGCTATAAATTTATGGATTTTGTAAGAATAGGGGTACCATTACAAATTGTTATGTTTATCGTTATGATGATTGCCATCCCATTCTTTTTCCCGTTTTAA
- a CDS encoding nitric oxide synthase oxygenase produces MNIQEIQQFLSLYQTEQDESERWLANRLQQIKNAGEYDPTTEELAFGARVAWRNSNKCIGRLFWQSLHVVDARAVLDEQDIFQKLLEHIDYATNSGKIRPTITVFASNRVRIWNHQLIRYAGYETEAGVIGDAHSIVFTKVCESLGWKSERTPFDVLPLVIQVDERAPQLFTIPVEYILEVPIRHPESVDVEKLGMKWYAVPIISSMRFQMAGIDFQAAPFNGWYMGTEIGARNLADHDRYNMLPAIAEVFNLDTTKQASLWRDRALVELNIAVLHSFKEQGVSIVDHHTAAQQFKLFEEAEESAGRDVTGNWTWLIPPLSPATTHIFHKPYVNIYHTPNYFYQKPCY; encoded by the coding sequence ATGAATATACAGGAGATCCAGCAATTTTTAAGTTTATATCAGACAGAACAAGATGAATCAGAACGTTGGTTAGCGAATAGATTACAACAGATTAAGAATGCAGGTGAGTACGACCCAACAACAGAGGAGCTAGCTTTTGGTGCACGGGTGGCGTGGCGTAATAGTAACAAATGTATTGGTCGTCTGTTTTGGCAATCATTGCATGTAGTAGATGCACGTGCCGTTTTAGATGAACAGGATATTTTTCAAAAACTACTGGAGCATATCGATTATGCAACAAATAGTGGAAAAATCCGTCCAACAATAACAGTATTTGCTTCGAACAGAGTGCGTATATGGAATCATCAGCTAATTCGTTATGCAGGCTATGAAACGGAAGCTGGCGTTATTGGTGATGCACATTCTATTGTTTTTACTAAAGTATGTGAATCGTTAGGTTGGAAAAGTGAGAGGACACCATTCGATGTGTTACCTCTTGTTATACAAGTAGATGAGCGAGCTCCGCAGCTGTTTACAATTCCTGTAGAATATATTTTAGAGGTGCCAATTCGTCATCCAGAGTCAGTGGATGTAGAGAAATTAGGAATGAAATGGTATGCTGTACCCATAATTTCAAGTATGCGTTTTCAAATGGCAGGCATTGATTTCCAAGCCGCACCCTTTAATGGCTGGTATATGGGGACAGAAATCGGTGCACGTAATTTAGCAGATCATGACCGTTATAATATGCTACCAGCTATTGCGGAGGTTTTTAATCTTGATACAACCAAGCAAGCTTCACTTTGGCGTGATCGTGCATTAGTGGAGCTTAATATTGCTGTCCTTCATTCTTTTAAAGAACAAGGCGTGAGCATTGTCGATCATCATACAGCTGCTCAGCAGTTTAAATTGTTTGAAGAAGCAGAGGAATCAGCAGGACGAGACGTTACAGGCAACTGGACATGGCTAATCCCACCACTTTCGCCCGCAACGACTCATATTTTCCATAAACCTTATGTCAATATTTATCATACACCCAATTATTTTTATCAAAAACCATGCTATTAA
- a CDS encoding CynX/NimT family MFS transporter, whose amino-acid sequence MTTNDHSASFPSKKISWRGTTLLLVFGVIFIASTLRMPLTVVGPIISFIRDDLGISNVLAGFLTTIPLLAFATISPFAPVVARKLGLELTLFLSTILLALGIVLRSLGTTGLLVFGTVLIGIAISFGNVLIPGLLKLKFPYHVGLLMAFFTMSMNLTAGLGAGISYPIANSSFGWQGALSIALVLVVVTILIWIPQLKSNKPEPATTSKMTSTPLWKSPVTWAVTGAMGLQSLLFYTTAAWIPEIYIAQGLAPDKAGWMFSIMQFSQVPMALAVPIIASKMASQRPLVVMFTFFYLIGFTGVVMEWTSLGVLWMILLGLAGGSSFALAMMFFTLRTRTAFEAADLSGFAQSLGYLFAAIGPILFGYLHDLFGGWNIAGWLFVAVATILFFCSMRASKDEYVH is encoded by the coding sequence TTGACTACAAATGATCATTCCGCTAGTTTTCCGAGTAAAAAAATTAGCTGGAGGGGAACAACCTTACTTTTAGTCTTCGGAGTTATCTTTATAGCCTCTACATTAAGAATGCCACTAACTGTTGTTGGCCCTATTATATCATTTATCCGTGACGATCTTGGTATTTCTAATGTACTTGCAGGCTTTCTAACAACGATTCCATTGCTCGCTTTTGCTACCATCTCACCATTTGCGCCCGTTGTAGCACGCAAACTAGGGCTTGAGCTAACACTATTTTTATCCACTATTTTATTAGCCTTGGGGATTGTTCTACGTTCCCTTGGTACAACGGGGTTACTTGTATTTGGTACTGTACTAATCGGCATAGCGATATCATTTGGAAATGTGCTGATTCCAGGATTATTAAAATTAAAATTTCCATACCATGTTGGTTTATTAATGGCATTTTTCACTATGTCGATGAACTTAACGGCTGGGCTTGGCGCAGGTATTAGCTATCCTATAGCCAATTCATCATTTGGCTGGCAAGGAGCGCTGTCCATTGCACTTGTACTAGTGGTCGTAACGATTTTAATTTGGATACCTCAATTGAAATCAAATAAACCTGAGCCAGCCACTACCTCTAAAATGACGAGTACACCCTTATGGAAGTCACCTGTTACTTGGGCTGTCACAGGTGCAATGGGATTACAGTCTTTATTATTTTATACGACTGCTGCTTGGATTCCCGAAATCTACATCGCCCAGGGATTGGCTCCTGACAAAGCTGGTTGGATGTTTTCTATCATGCAATTTTCACAAGTACCAATGGCATTGGCTGTGCCTATCATTGCAAGTAAAATGGCTTCTCAAAGACCTCTTGTAGTGATGTTTACATTCTTCTATTTAATAGGCTTTACTGGAGTTGTCATGGAGTGGACAAGTCTTGGGGTACTGTGGATGATTCTTTTAGGTTTAGCAGGAGGTTCTTCATTTGCCTTAGCGATGATGTTCTTTACACTTCGTACACGCACGGCATTTGAGGCAGCAGATTTATCAGGCTTTGCACAATCATTAGGTTATTTATTTGCCGCCATTGGCCCTATTCTTTTTGGCTACTTACATGATTTATTTGGTGGCTGGAATATTGCTGGTTGGCTCTTTGTAGCTGTGGCGACCATTCTTTTCTTTTGCTCAATGAGAGCTTCTAAAGACGAATATGTCCATTAA
- a CDS encoding amino acid permease — MSEIKVNQLGHKAPKLKKELKSRHITMISLGGTIGTGLFLASGGAIAQAGPGGALLAYALIGIMVYFLMTSLGEMAAYMPSSGSFSTYATKFVDPALGFALGWNYWYNWAITIAAEIAAVSLIMKYWFPDSSSALWTVLFIAVVLSFNLLSVKSYGESEYWFAMIKVVTVIVFIIISLLMIFGILGGQAPVGFTNFFISDGPFHGGFLATFGIFLAAGFSFQGTELLGITAGETDDPGKNIPKAVKSVFWRILLFYILAIGAIGMLIPFTDERLLSEDIAVSPFTLVFDRLGIAFAASLMNAIILTAMLSAGNSGLYASSRMLWQLAVDGHAPKFFTKLSRRGIPIYALMATLAVGCLAFLASFFGDGVVYIWLLNASGMSGFIAWLGIAFSHYRFRRAFEAQGLDPKLLPYRAKLYPFGPLFAFTVCMIVVIGQNYTAFTGDQIDWYGILVSYVGIPLFLLLWFGYKIKHKTKMLSLQECDLKVED, encoded by the coding sequence GTGAGTGAAATAAAAGTAAATCAGCTCGGACATAAAGCGCCAAAGCTGAAAAAAGAATTGAAAAGCCGTCATATCACAATGATTTCTTTAGGCGGTACAATTGGTACGGGACTATTTTTAGCCAGTGGTGGTGCCATTGCACAAGCTGGACCTGGTGGTGCATTGCTTGCCTACGCCCTAATCGGTATTATGGTGTACTTTTTAATGACAAGCTTAGGGGAAATGGCTGCCTATATGCCATCATCCGGTTCATTTAGTACGTATGCAACAAAATTTGTAGATCCAGCACTAGGCTTTGCATTAGGCTGGAACTATTGGTATAACTGGGCAATCACTATTGCAGCAGAAATTGCGGCAGTATCCTTAATTATGAAATATTGGTTCCCTGATAGTTCATCAGCCCTTTGGACAGTATTATTTATTGCTGTTGTACTGTCATTTAATTTACTTTCTGTAAAGAGCTATGGAGAAAGTGAATATTGGTTTGCGATGATTAAAGTAGTGACAGTCATTGTTTTTATTATTATCAGTTTATTAATGATTTTTGGTATTTTAGGTGGACAGGCACCTGTAGGCTTTACTAATTTCTTTATTAGTGATGGACCATTTCACGGTGGCTTCCTAGCTACATTTGGAATTTTCCTAGCAGCCGGATTTTCATTCCAAGGAACAGAGTTACTTGGGATTACAGCAGGTGAAACAGACGATCCAGGAAAAAATATTCCAAAGGCTGTTAAATCCGTATTCTGGCGTATTCTTTTGTTTTATATTTTAGCAATTGGTGCAATCGGAATGTTGATTCCATTTACAGATGAACGCTTATTATCAGAAGATATCGCAGTATCACCGTTTACATTAGTGTTTGACCGCTTAGGTATTGCCTTTGCAGCTTCGTTAATGAATGCCATTATTTTAACGGCTATGCTGTCAGCTGGAAATTCAGGGCTTTATGCATCATCACGTATGCTATGGCAATTAGCAGTGGATGGACATGCGCCTAAGTTCTTCACAAAGCTAAGTCGTCGAGGAATACCAATTTATGCATTGATGGCAACATTAGCTGTAGGTTGCTTAGCTTTTTTAGCGTCTTTCTTTGGTGATGGCGTTGTTTATATTTGGCTGTTAAACGCCTCTGGTATGTCTGGTTTTATTGCATGGCTCGGCATTGCCTTTAGTCATTATCGCTTCCGTCGTGCATTTGAGGCACAGGGCCTAGATCCAAAGCTATTACCTTATAGAGCAAAATTGTACCCGTTTGGACCACTATTTGCCTTTACTGTTTGTATGATTGTGGTCATTGGGCAAAATTACACGGCCTTTACGGGAGACCAAATTGATTGGTATGGGATATTAGTTTCTTATGTTGGAATCCCACTATTTTTACTGTTATGGTTTGGCTACAAAATCAAGCACAAAACAAAAATGCTTTCACTTCAAGAATGTGATTTAAAAGTGGAAGATTAA